Proteins co-encoded in one Bacillota bacterium genomic window:
- a CDS encoding NusG domain II-containing protein, translating into MKRLRLVWGDFFTIILFLLVGLGGLYFNLSGRNNADLKYLRIYVENNMVEERSLTRDYEDLVTINFGPGNEHEAMIEIRKGKARMLPLDRDLCPRGICSHTGWIEHHGESIVCLPNRIMIVIHIPAGPDPDYDIIAR; encoded by the coding sequence ATGAAGCGTTTACGGCTGGTCTGGGGGGACTTTTTCACGATCATACTTTTCCTTCTTGTCGGTCTGGGGGGCCTCTATTTCAATCTTTCCGGCAGGAACAACGCGGATCTGAAATATCTGAGGATTTATGTTGAAAACAATATGGTGGAAGAAAGATCATTGACAAGGGATTATGAGGATCTGGTCACCATAAATTTCGGGCCCGGGAACGAACATGAAGCGATGATAGAGATCCGCAAGGGCAAGGCAAGGATGCTTCCCCTGGACAGGGATCTTTGCCCGCGAGGTATCTGTTCGCATACGGGCTGGATCGAACATCATGGCGAAAGTATCGTCTGCTTGCCAAATCGAATCATGATTGTTATTCATATCCCCGCAGGGCCAGACCCCGATTATGACATTATTGCCCGTTGA